A genomic segment from Cumulibacter soli encodes:
- a CDS encoding D-alanine--D-alanine ligase family protein produces the protein MPSASDSDRIRLIVLFGGISAEHDVSCTSATHLLAAANHEAYDLVPIGITRDGQWVRHDVALEALAGGRPIEGTLTPTGTPVNPLEIIGAEPDRVTVVLPLLHGPHGEDGTVQGMLELAGVPYVGSGVLGSAVCMDKAMAKTVTAQAGIPQGNWIAYYDGTGETPEQLAERAAAELTFPIFVKPANMGSSVGVSKVPDAAGLTMAIKDALQYDEVLVLESGITGREIEVAVLGDLEPEASVPGEIIPGADFYDYEDKYISGGAQLRIPADLPAEQIAEVRELAVRVFRTLRCSGLARIDFFYDAGTAERPGAGWLLNEPNTLPGFTPYSMYPKLWEATGVSYSDLIDRLVEIAIRRHARRAAIR, from the coding sequence ATGCCTAGCGCTTCCGATTCCGACCGCATCCGCCTGATCGTGCTCTTCGGCGGAATCTCCGCCGAACACGACGTCAGCTGCACCTCTGCGACCCACCTGTTGGCTGCGGCGAATCACGAGGCCTACGACCTGGTGCCGATCGGGATCACCCGTGATGGTCAGTGGGTGCGGCACGACGTCGCGCTCGAGGCACTAGCCGGCGGCCGCCCGATCGAGGGCACGCTGACGCCGACCGGCACGCCGGTCAACCCCCTGGAGATCATCGGCGCCGAACCCGACCGGGTGACCGTCGTCCTGCCGTTGTTACACGGTCCGCACGGGGAGGACGGCACGGTGCAGGGCATGCTCGAACTCGCCGGCGTGCCGTACGTCGGGTCGGGCGTGCTCGGGTCGGCCGTGTGCATGGACAAAGCGATGGCCAAGACCGTGACCGCACAGGCCGGTATCCCGCAAGGAAACTGGATCGCCTACTACGACGGCACCGGCGAAACACCCGAACAGTTGGCTGAGCGGGCCGCGGCCGAGTTGACCTTTCCGATCTTCGTCAAACCCGCCAACATGGGGTCTTCGGTCGGCGTCAGCAAGGTGCCCGACGCGGCTGGCCTCACCATGGCGATCAAGGATGCGCTGCAGTACGACGAGGTCCTGGTACTGGAGTCGGGTATCACCGGTCGCGAGATCGAGGTCGCGGTGCTCGGCGATCTCGAGCCCGAGGCGAGCGTGCCGGGCGAGATCATCCCGGGTGCTGATTTCTACGATTACGAGGACAAGTACATCTCCGGAGGAGCGCAACTACGCATCCCCGCAGACCTACCCGCGGAACAGATCGCCGAGGTGCGCGAACTGGCGGTGCGCGTGTTCCGGACGCTGCGCTGCAGCGGACTGGCCCGGATCGACTTCTTCTACGATGCCGGGACTGCCGAGCGCCCCGGTGCGGGCTGGTTACTGAACGAGCCCAATACGTTGCCGGGGTTCACGCCGTACTCGATGTACCCGAAACTGTGGGAAGCGACCGGCGTGAGTTACTCGGACCTGATCGACCGCCTGGTTGAGATCGCGATACGGCGGCACGCCCGCCGCGCCGCAATCCGCTGA